From Micromonospora echinaurantiaca:
GCACCGCGCCGACGTGCCGCAGCGGGTCGGTGAGGTCGGCGTACCGCCGGCCGCCGATGGTCGCCACGCCGGCGGTGGGGGTGACCAGGTTCAGCAGCATGCGCAGGGTGGTGGTCTTGCCGGCCCCGTTCGGGCCGAGGAAGCCGGTCACCCGCCCCGGCTCGACGGTGAACGACAGGTCGTTGACCGCCCTCACGTTCTTGTACTGCTTCGTCAGGCCGGACACCACGATCTGACCGTCGGTGGGGCTTCGCTGCCCGTCAGTCATTACTCTCCCTCCGTGCGATGGCGTCGGGGTACGCCGTTGCACAGCGTGACGGCCCGGCGCAACAAGGTCAATCAGGCGCGGTCCGTAGTTTCCTCTCCACCCGGGGCAGGAGGGGGGTCATCCTCGGGACGGACCTCAGCCGGTCGGCAGCGCCACCCAGGTGGCGCGGGCGGTGCCGAGCAGGTCACCGGTCGGTCCGTACAGGCTGGTGTGCACGAGCGCCTTGCGGCCCTCGCCGCCGACGGCCGCGCCGGTCACCACGCACTCGTCGCCGGGCGCCGGCAGCGCGCGTACCGTCGCGGCGATCCGGCCCAGCACGTACGGGCGGCCGGGCGCGATCACCGACCAGCCGCCGGGACAGTCCAGGGCGGCCCAGACGGTCGGCGCCTCGACCTCCGCCGGCGCCCGGAACGGGGCGGCGGTCCGGCCGTCCGGCAGCCGACCCGGGAAGATCCGCAGCCCGTCCGCCCGCCGCGGCCCGCAGACGTAGCAGCCGGGGAAGGGGTGGTCGACCAGACCGGGGTACGCGGCCGCGGCGGCCCGGGCGGTCGCCAGGTCCACCGGCGGCACCATCGTCTCGATCTGGCCGGTCTCGCGGACCTCGGCGACGAGGTTCCCCTCCGGGTCATGGACGTCGCCGTCAGCGAGGGTCAGCGGGGTCTCCAGCGGCGGCGGCCGGCGCAGCGTCACCTCGACCACCCCCGGCCCGCCGTACGCGGCCGCGAAGAGCCCGGCGCTCCAGCCGCCGTTGCCCGAGCCGGGCGGCCCGTTGAAGCGCGACTCGATGATCATGAGACACCTCCGGACGGTCGCGGCTCCGGCGTCGTCGCCGGGCGCTCCGGCAGCCTCGCACGCCGGGGTGCGCGCGGCGTCGCACCCCCTGCCGTCCCGACGACCCGGCCGCCGCCGCTCGGGTCGGGCCGCTGCGTCGTCGCCCGGCGGAGTCCTGGCTGGGCATCGCCACCCGTCCCGGCGGCGCCACGGGTCGCCGGCCGGCGTTCACCGGATCGACACTCCTGGTCACCGCGACCGGCACCCGGGCCGCCTACACAATCCCCATGGCTGTCCTGCCCGCCGCTGGCGCACCCCTGACGACCAGCGGATACACCCTGCTGATCGCCGACGACCCGACCCGGGTCGCGGCCGCGCAACGCCTCCGGCACGAGGTGTTCGCCACCGAACTCGGGGCCACCGTCCCGGGCGCCGCCGGCCTGGACGCCGACGACCTCGACCCGTACTGCGACCACCTGATCGTGCTCGAGGAGCGCACCGGCGAGGTGGTCGGCACGTACCGGCTGCTGCCGCCCGGCCGGACCGCCCGCCGGTACGCCGAGAGCGAGTTCGACCTCACCCCGCTCGCCCCGCTCCGGGACGTCCTGGTCGAGACCGGCCGCTCCTGCGTGCACCCGGACCACCGCTCCGGCGCGGTGATCAACCTGATGTGGGCCGGCATCACCCGCTACCTGCACCTGCGCGGCTCCCGCTGGCTCGGCGGCTGCGCCTCGGTGCCGGTCGCGGACGGCGGGCTCGCCGCCGCCGAGGTCTGGGCCCGGGCGCGGGCCCGGCACCTGGCCCCGCCGTCGCTGCGGGTCCGGCCGTTGCGGCCCTGGTTCGCCGAACCGGCCGCCCGGACGCCGGCCCCGGATCCCGGCCCGGTCGGCGCGAGCCGGATGCCGCCGCTGCTGCGCGGGTACCTGCGGCTGGGCGCGTGGATCTGCGGCGAGCCGGCGTACGACCCGGACTTCGGCGTCGCCGACTTCTACGTGCTGTTCTCGCTGGACCGGATGAACCCGCGCTACCTGCGGCACTTCCTGGCCGGGGCGGACCGGCCGGCGGGGGCGGACCGGTGAGCCGGCGCGACCTGTGGCGGCCGGCCTCCGGCTGCGGCCCGCACTGTCTGCCGCCGCCCGGCGGCACGCCGGGCGTGCCGGCCGCCCGCCGGGCCGCGCGGCTGGTCGCCCTGCTCGGCATGCTGGTGCTCGGCGCGGGCCTGGCGGTGGTGCTGCCGCTGCTGCCCGCGGCGGAGCGGCGGGCGGCGCTGGGCGGTTGGGCCCGGGTCACCGCCCGGGCGCTCGGGGTGCGCCTGGTGGTCCGGGGCCGGCTGCCCCGGCGACGCGCGCTGCTGGTCGCCAACCACGTGTCCTGGCTGGACGTGCTGGCCGTGCTCGCCGTCGCGCCGGCCCGGCTGGTGGCCAAGCGCGAGGTCCGCGGCTGGCCCCTGCTGGGGTGGCTGGCCCGGGCCGCCGGCACCCTCTTCGTGGACCGCGCCCGCCCCCGCGACCTGCCGACCACGGTGGGCCGGGTGGCGGACGCGCTGCGCGCGGGCCGGGCCGTGGCGGTGTTCCCGGAGGGCACCACCTGGTGCGGCGCGGCGACGGGCTGCCGGCCGGCCGGCGGGTTCCGGCCGGCGGTGTTCCAGGCGGCCGTCGACGCCGGCGCCCCGGTGGTGCCGCTGCGGATCGGCTACCGGGACGCGCTGACCGGGGACGCGACCACGGCGCCGGCCTTCCTCGGCGCCGAGAACCTGTGGCGGTCGCTGCGCCGGGTGCTGGCCAGTCGGGACCTGGTGCTCACGGTGGCCGTGACGACCGCGCTGCACCCTGCGCCGGGGGCGGACCGGCGAATGCTGGCCCGGGCCGCCGAGTCGGCCGTACACCTCTGCTCGGCTGCCGCCCAGCCGGCGGCGCGGCGGGCGCCGGCGGCGTGGGAGGTCGACCTGGCCGCCTGATCGGCCGCGCGGGGGTGGCGACCTGGCCCTCCGCGACCTCCTTGTCATGTCGCGATGTATCGCGTTACTCTCCTCGGCGTCGGGCGCGCCGCGTCGCGCTCGCCGAGGGGAGGACCCATGACCGAGTGGACCGTCGACAGCCCGCAACGGCTCACCCTGGACGGGCCGGTCACCCGGCTCGACGTCCGCCTGGTCAGCGGCCGGCTCAACGTGGTGGCCACCGACGGCCCGCCGCGGGTGGACGTCACCCGGGTCGGCCGCCGGCCGGTCCGCGTCGAGCACCGGGACGGCCGGTTGTCCGTCCGGCAGCCGCGCGGCAACCGGTGGCGGGACATGCTGTTCTGGGCCGGACCGCTGGCCCGGCTGCCCCGGGTCGACGTCTCCGTCGCGATCCCCGCCGACGTGCTCGCCGACCTGCACCTCACCGAGGGCTCCCTGGTCGCCTCCGGGCTGCGCCGGCAGACAAGGGCCGACGTGACCGCCGGCCAGATCACCCTGATGGGGCTGCGCGGGCAGACCGCCGCGAAGATCACTTCGGGCCCGGTGGAGGCGCTCGGGGTGACCGGCGACCTCGACGTGGAGACCGTCTCCGGCGAGGTCATCCTCGCCGACAGCGCTCCCGGCCAGGTCCGCGCGCAGACCGTCTCCGGCGCCATCACCTGCGACTTCGACAACCCCCGGCGCAGCGACATCCGGCTGAGCACGGTCTCCGGCAGCATCACCGTCCGGGTCCGCGAGGACAGCGACCTCGCCGTCCGGCTGCACACCTCGTCCGGGCGGATCACCAGCGGTTTCCCGGCCGTACGTGGCAACGCGGCGCTGGGCGCGGTGGTCGACAGCGAGGGGGTGCTCGGCGCCGGCGGAGGTAAGCTCTGGGCGTCCGCCACGTCCGGCAGCATCGCGCTGCTCGCCCGCCCGGTGGACGACGACGAGGAGGAGCTGCCGTGACCGCCGTGTTCAGTCACGGGCGGCTCCGGCTCTACCTGCTCAAGCTCCTCGACGACGGCCCCAAGCACGGATACGAGCTGATCCGCCTGCTGGAGGAACGCTTCCTCGGCCTGTACGCGCCCAGCGCCGGCACCATCTACCCCCGGTTGCAGCGGCTGGAGGCCGACGGGCTGGTCAGCCACACCGCGGCCGGCGGCCGAAAGGTCTACGAGATCACCGGCGCCGGACGGGCCGAGCTGAGCCAGCGGGCCGGGGAACTGGCCGCCCTGGAATCGGACATCGCCGCCTCGGTGGCTGATCTCTCCACCCTGGCCGGGGAGATCCGCAGCGAGGTACGCGGCTCGGTGCGCGACCTCAAGCGGGAACTGCGCGAGGCGACCCGGCAGACCCGGCGCAACCGGTGGATCCCGCCCGCTCCCGCGCCCGTCACCGCACCCCCGCCGCCCGGGCCGGAGCAGGCCGCGCAGGCCGAGTTCGACCAGCGGCTGACCGCGTTCGCCGGCGAGGTGTCCGCGCTGGTCCGGTCCCGCCGGCTCAGCGAATCCCAGCTGCGTACGGCGATCCGGCTGCTCGACGGGGCCCTGGACGGGCTGCGCCGGCTGCTGCGCTGACCGCCGCCCGGGCCGGCCGACGGCCCGCCGACGCGGGCTCCAGCATCCGGCCGGCCGGCTCACAGGTTTTTTCCAGCCACCACGCAGGCCGGACGCAGCGATGGCGCGGATGATGGGCACATGCCCGCTACCCAGACCGAGGCACGCCTGCTCGTCGTCGAGGACGACCCCAACATCCTCGAACTGCTCTCCGCGAGCCTGCGGTTCGCGGGCTTCGACGTGGCGACCGCGACCAGCGGCAGTTCCGCGCTGAGCGCCGCCAAGGACCACCGGCCCGACCTGGTGGTGCTCGACGTGATGCTGCCCGACCTGGACGGCTTCGAGGTGATCCGGATGCTGCGCGAGGGGGGCACCCGTACCCCGGTGGTCTTCCTGACCGCCCGGGACGCCACCGACGACAAGATCCGCGGGCTGACCCTGGGCGGCGACGACTACGTCACCAAGCCGTTCAGCCTGGAGGAGCTGACCGCCCGGATCCGGGCGGTGCTGCGGCGCACCAGCACCGGCGAGCAGGCCCCGTCCCGGCTCACCTTCGCCGACCTGGAACTGGACGAGGAGACCCACGAGGTGCACCGGGCCGGCCAGCGGGTGCAGCTGTCGCCGACCGAGTTCAAGCTGCTGCGCTACCTGATGCTGAACGCCAACCGGGTGCTGTCCAAGGCGCAGATCCTCGACCACGTGTGGAACTACGACTTCCGTGGCGACGACAACATCGTCGAGTCCTACATCTCCTACCTGCGGCGCAAGGTCGACAACGTCGAGCCCCGGCTGATCCACACCCTCCGGGGCGTCGGGTACGTGCTGCGCAAGCCGGCGGCGTGAACCCGGTCCAACAGGCGAAGGAGCGGGTGCGGAGCATCCCGCTGCGGGTCAAGCTGGTCACCGCGGTGCTGGCCCTGGTGACCGCCGCCCTCCTGGTGATCAGCGTGGCGACCGCGTACTTCCTGCACAGCTACATGGTGGGTCGGATCGACGGTCAGCTCAACGCGTTGCTCGACCGGGGCATCGCGCCTGACCGGGCCACGGCACAGACCCTGCCGACGGACTACCTGCTGGCTCAGGCCAACCGGAGCACCGGAACGGGCCGGGTGGTGCGGGACGGGTCGCTGTCGGAGGAAGACCTGCCCAGCCGCCTTGATGACATCCGCTGGTACGAGGAGCACGCCGACCAGGGTGCTTTCACCGCCGAGGCCGCGGACAAGCGGATCCGCTGGCGGGTGATGATCCGCCAGGTGAGCGACAGCGAGTTCAAGGTCGTCGGACAGAACCTCGCCGACGTCGACGTCGCCGTCCGGCAACTGCTCTGGATCGATGTGCTGGTCGGCGGGGCGGTGCTGATCCTGCTCGCCTCGATCGGCGCGGGCATCGTCCGGACCAGCCTGAAACCGCTGGTGGAGATCGAACAGACGGCCGCGGCCATAGCCGGCGGCGACCTGACCCGGCGGGTGCCCGACCCGGAGGAGGGGCAGGATTGCCCGACCTCGGAGCTGGGCCGGCTCTCCCGGGCGCTGAACGCGATGCTCACCCAGATCGAGGCGGCCTTCACCGCCCGGGCGGCCTCGGAGACGGCGGCCCGCTCGGCCGAGGCGAGCGCCCGGGACGCCGCGGTCGCCGCCCAGGCGTCCGAGGCGCGCGCCCGCCGCTCGGAGGAGCGGATGCGGCAGTTCGTCGCGGACGCCTCGCACGAGCTGCGTACCCCGCTGACCACCATCCGCGGCTTCGCCGAGCTGTACCGGCAGGGCGCGGCCCGCGCCCCGGAGCAGACCGCCGACCTGCTGCGCCGGATCGAGGACGAGGCGGCCCGGATGGGCCTGCTGGTGGAGGACCTGCTGCTGCTCGCCCGGCTGGACCGGGAGCGGCCGCTCTCCCTCGCCCCGGTCGAGCTTCCGGTGCTGGCCAGCGACGCGGTGGAGGCCGCCCGGGTGATGGCTCCGGAGCGCCGGGTCGAGCTGGAGATCGAGCCGGGTTCCGGGCCGCTGGTGGTCTACGGCGACGACGGCCGGCTCCGGCAGATCATCGGCAACCTGATGACGAACGCATTGACGCACACCCCACCGGACGCGTCGGTGACCCTCCGGCTGCGGGCCGAGCCGGGCAACCTGGCAGTGGTGGAGGTCGCCGACACCGGCCCCGGCCTCGCCCCGGAACAGGCGGAACGCGTCTTCGAGCGGTTCTACCGGGTGGATGCGGCCCGGACCCGGCGGGCCGGTGGCAACACCGGCGCCGGCCTCGGCCTGGCCATCGTCGCCGCGCTGGTGAGCGCCCACCACGGCACCGTCGAGGTGGCCGAGACCCCGGGTGGGGGAGCCACCTTCCGGGTCCGGCTGCCGCTGGTGCCGGACGTGGACATCGACGGCGAGTGATTCTCAGCCAACCTTCAGGCCGGTTCCAGGCTGGTCGCAGAGCACCGGGGCAAGGTAGAGACATGACCGAGTACGAGTCCGACCCGCAGCGCCGGCCGGCCCCCACCGACGCCGAGCCGTCGCACCCCACCGCCGAGCTGCCGCACGTCGAGCGCGCGCAGTCCGACTCCCCGACCACCGAGGCCGGCCCGGCCGCCGCGGCCACCGAGCCCACCCTTCGGTCGGTCGAGGCCGCCGAGCCGGCGTCCGCCGGGGGCCCGACGCCGGCCGCCGAGCCCACCGTCGGTCTCCCCGCCGCCCGGTCCGCCGAGCAGCCCACCGCCGGTCTGCCCACCGCCGGACCTGCCGAGCAGTCCACCGCCGGCCTGCCCGCCGTCGGGCCCGCCGAGCGGCCCACCGCCGACGGCACGGCACCCGCCCCGGCCCGGCTTCCGGAGCAGGCCGCGGGGACCGACGAGCCCACCGTCCCGGTCGCGGCGGTCGCGGCCCAGCCGACCTCGGCCGCGCCCGCCGCCGCCCCGTACCACCCGACCTCCGGCCAGCCGGGCCACCTCCCGGCCGGCGGCCACCCGTACCCGGCCGGCGGGTCCGGCCACCCGGCCGCCGGCGGCTACCCGGGCGGCCCCTGGTACTCCGGGCAGCACTCCGGCTGGACCGGCGGGGGCCAGCCGGGCGCCCCCGGACCGGTCTTCCCGCAGCAGCACCCGGGTCAGCCGACCCCGCCCTGGGCGCCGGCGCACTCCGCGCCGCGACCCGGCCGGATCGCCAAGTTCGCCGGTGCGGGCGTCGCGGTGCTGGCGCTGATGCTCGGCTCCGGGGTCGCCGGCGGCGCGCTGGCGCTCGCCGTCGACGGCGACTCGGGCGGGATCACCCGCACCTACTCGGCCGCGCCCGTGATCAACGGCGCGGACCTGCCGCGGATCGCCGCCTCGGTGCAGGACAGCGTCGTGTCGATCACCACCGACAGCGGTGAGGGATCGGGTGTGATCCTCACCGACGACGGTTACGTGCTGACCAACAACCACGTGGTCGCCGCGGCCGGCGGGAACAGCGTCCGGGTGGTCTTCGCCGACGGCAAGAGCGCCCAGGCGCGGATCGTCGGCACCGACCCGAAGACCGACCTGGCCGTGGTGAAGGCCTCCGGGGTCAGCGGCCTGCAGCCGGCCACCCTCGGCGACAGCGACGCCATGCAGGTCGGTGACCAGGTGCTCGCGCTGGGCAGCCCGCTGGGCCTGCAGGGCTCGGTGACCGCCGGCATCCTCAGCGCGCGGGACCGCACCATCCAGGCCGGCAGCGGTGAGCAGCGGCAGAACCCGAGCCAGGGGGCCAGCTCGATCTCCGGGCTGCTGCAGACCGACGCGCCGATCAACCCGGGCAACTCCGGCGGCGCGCTGGTCAACACCCGCGGCGAGGTGATCGGCATCAACACCGCGATCGCCACCGCCGGGCAGGGCAGCGGCAACATCGGGGTGGGCTTTGCCATCCCGAGCAACAAGGCCAAGGACGTGGCCGGCAAGCTCCAGCGCGGCGAGAAGGTCAGTCACCCGTCGCTGGGCGTGAGCGTCAACGCCGCCCCGGACGGCGGGGCGCTGGTCGCCGCCGTCACCCCGGGCAGCGCCGCCGAGAAGGCCGGCCTGCGCCAGGGCGACGTGATCACCCGGTTCGGCGACAAGGTGATCAACGACTCCAACGACCTGGTCGGCGCCGTGCAGGCCGGCAAGGTCGGCGACCGGGTCGAGGTGACCTACCAGCGAAACGGATCCGAGTCGACGGCAACCGTGACGCTCGCCGAAGCGTCCTAATCCGTACCGAGCCTGCCTCCTCCCATGGGCGGCGGGTGACGGGGCCAAGGGGGTTGGCTCCGTCACCCGCCGCCCGCTCCTTTCTCCGGCGGTTCACCCGGTCCGGGTGAACCGCCGTCACCCGCCGCGCCGGCACCGTCGGCAGGAGACCCGGCAGGCGTACGGGAGGGTGCGATGACCACGGCAGCGACCGTCCGGACCGACGCGCAGATCCAGCGGGACGTGCTCGAGGAACTGGCCTGGGACGTCCGGGTGCAACCGAACGACATCGGCGTCACGGTGCGGGACGGCGTGGTGACGTTGACCGGCTGGGTGGACAGCACCGCGGCGAAGTGGGCGGCCGAGCGCTGCGCGCAGCGGGTCCGCGGCGTGCGGGTGGTCGCCGACGACGTGGAGGTCCGGTTGCCCGGTTCGGCCGAGCGGACCGACGAGGACATCGCCATCGCGGTCAGCCGGGCCCTGGAGTGGGACAGCTTCGTCCCGGCCGAACGGTTGGACGTGACGGTGGCCAACGGCTGGGTGATGCTCCGCGGGACGGTGGAGTTCGGCTGGCAGCGGCGTATCGCCGAGCACGAGATCCGCCGGCTGCGCGCTGTCCGCGGGGTGACCAACCTGGTCGACGTCCGGCCGGCCACCCGACCGGACGCGGAGCGCACCCGGCGGGACATCCAGCGGGCGCTGGCGCGGGGTATCGGCACCGAGCGGGTCACCGTGACGCTGGACGGCGACACCGTCGTGCTGGCGGGCGTGGTCCGCTCCTGGTGGGAACGGGACCAGGCGGAACGGACGGCCTGGTCGGCCGAGGGGGTGGCGGCGGTACGGGACCACCTGCTGGTCGGTGGATGAGCGCCCCCGGATGTCCGGTTTAGCGGGATCACCACCGGGAATGCGCCACCGATCCGGTTGACCGGGCCGGTCGAGGCGGTGCCGACCGGGGGACGGCCCGCGCATCGAGGGGACGGACGGGGGAGGATTCGTGGCCCTGAACCACCTGTCGGCCGACCGATCGCGGGAGCGGCCCCTGCGGATCGCGATGGTGGTCCCGCCGTGGCTGTCGGTGCCCCCGCCCGGGTACGGCGGGCTGGAACAGGTGGTCGCGGTGTTGGTGGACGCGCTGGCCGCGCGCGGCCACGCGGTGACCCTGTTCGGTGCGGGTCGGGAGCACCGGGCCGCCGCCGACATCGTCTCCACGGTGCCCGACCTGCAGTTCGACCGGCTCGGCGAGGCGCTGCCCGAGCTGGCCCACCTGGCCCGGGTCAACCAACTGGTGACCGCCGCCGACTTCGACGTCATCCACGACCACACCACCATCGGCCCGCTGGTCGCCGGCCGGCGGGCGGTCCCCACGGTGGCGACCGTGCACGGCAACCCGGTGGGCGAGTACGGGACCGTGCTCAGCGACACCGACCGGGGCGTCGGACTGGTGGCCATCTCGCACGCCCAGCGGCGGCTGAACCCCCGCCTGCCCTGGGTGGGCACCGTGCACAACGCGATGGACGTGCGCGGCGTGCCGAGCAAACGCGCGCCCAGCGACGGGCCGGTGCTCTGGCTGGCCCGGTTCAGCCCCGACAAGGGGCCGGACGCGGCGATCCGCGCCTGCCGCGCGGCCGGCCTGCCGCTGGTGCTGGCCGGCAAGTGCAACGAGCCGCCCGAACGCCGCTACTACCAGGAGGTCGTCCGTCCGATGCTCGGCGAGGACGTGACGGTGGTGCTCGACGCCGACCGGGACGCCGCGCTGCGGCTGCTGGTGGACGCCCGCTGCCTGATCATGCCGATCCAGTGGGAGGAGCCGTTCGGCATGGTGATGGTGGAGGCGATGGCGACCGGCACGCCGGTGGTGGCGTTGAACCGCGGCGCGGTGCCCGAGCTGATCCGGCCGGGGGTGACCGGGCTGATCTGCGACCGGGAGGAGCAACTGGCCGACGCGGTGCGGGAGGCGAGCCGCCTCGACCCGGCCGACTGCGTGGCGCACGTCGCGGAGCACTTCTCCACCGAACGGATCGCGATCGGCTACGAGGAGGTCTACCGGCGGTTCATCGCCGCCAGGATGCCGCACACCGGCATCCGCGAGCCGGTCCGGGCCGGCCCGGGCTGAGCGCGACAGGCCGGGTGCGGCGGGCCGGCCGCGCAGGCCGTGCGGCGGGCTGGGCGTGCCGGCCGTGCGGCGGGCCGGCTCTGGCGGCGGGCGCAGTGTCAGCGGGCCGGGTGCGGCGGGCTGGCTGCGGCGGCGGGCGCCCTCGTGTCCGGCGGGCGACGCTCAGACGCGTGCGGCGGCCAGGTCCGCGATCGCCGAGTCGAGCCGGCGGGCGTACCCGGGGGTGATGCCGCCCTCGCGTACCCGGGTGGCCACCTTCTCCCGCAACCG
This genomic window contains:
- a CDS encoding GNAT family N-acetyltransferase, whose protein sequence is MAVLPAAGAPLTTSGYTLLIADDPTRVAAAQRLRHEVFATELGATVPGAAGLDADDLDPYCDHLIVLEERTGEVVGTYRLLPPGRTARRYAESEFDLTPLAPLRDVLVETGRSCVHPDHRSGAVINLMWAGITRYLHLRGSRWLGGCASVPVADGGLAAAEVWARARARHLAPPSLRVRPLRPWFAEPAARTPAPDPGPVGASRMPPLLRGYLRLGAWICGEPAYDPDFGVADFYVLFSLDRMNPRYLRHFLAGADRPAGADR
- a CDS encoding PadR family transcriptional regulator codes for the protein MTAVFSHGRLRLYLLKLLDDGPKHGYELIRLLEERFLGLYAPSAGTIYPRLQRLEADGLVSHTAAGGRKVYEITGAGRAELSQRAGELAALESDIAASVADLSTLAGEIRSEVRGSVRDLKRELREATRQTRRNRWIPPAPAPVTAPPPPGPEQAAQAEFDQRLTAFAGEVSALVRSRRLSESQLRTAIRLLDGALDGLRRLLR
- a CDS encoding BON domain-containing protein, whose translation is MTTAATVRTDAQIQRDVLEELAWDVRVQPNDIGVTVRDGVVTLTGWVDSTAAKWAAERCAQRVRGVRVVADDVEVRLPGSAERTDEDIAIAVSRALEWDSFVPAERLDVTVANGWVMLRGTVEFGWQRRIAEHEIRRLRAVRGVTNLVDVRPATRPDAERTRRDIQRALARGIGTERVTVTLDGDTVVLAGVVRSWWERDQAERTAWSAEGVAAVRDHLLVGG
- a CDS encoding lysophospholipid acyltransferase family protein, whose protein sequence is MSRRDLWRPASGCGPHCLPPPGGTPGVPAARRAARLVALLGMLVLGAGLAVVLPLLPAAERRAALGGWARVTARALGVRLVVRGRLPRRRALLVANHVSWLDVLAVLAVAPARLVAKREVRGWPLLGWLARAAGTLFVDRARPRDLPTTVGRVADALRAGRAVAVFPEGTTWCGAATGCRPAGGFRPAVFQAAVDAGAPVVPLRIGYRDALTGDATTAPAFLGAENLWRSLRRVLASRDLVLTVAVTTALHPAPGADRRMLARAAESAVHLCSAAAQPAARRAPAAWEVDLAA
- a CDS encoding glycosyltransferase family 4 protein: MVVPPWLSVPPPGYGGLEQVVAVLVDALAARGHAVTLFGAGREHRAAADIVSTVPDLQFDRLGEALPELAHLARVNQLVTAADFDVIHDHTTIGPLVAGRRAVPTVATVHGNPVGEYGTVLSDTDRGVGLVAISHAQRRLNPRLPWVGTVHNAMDVRGVPSKRAPSDGPVLWLARFSPDKGPDAAIRACRAAGLPLVLAGKCNEPPERRYYQEVVRPMLGEDVTVVLDADRDAALRLLVDARCLIMPIQWEEPFGMVMVEAMATGTPVVALNRGAVPELIRPGVTGLICDREEQLADAVREASRLDPADCVAHVAEHFSTERIAIGYEEVYRRFIAARMPHTGIREPVRAGPG
- a CDS encoding response regulator transcription factor; the protein is MPATQTEARLLVVEDDPNILELLSASLRFAGFDVATATSGSSALSAAKDHRPDLVVLDVMLPDLDGFEVIRMLREGGTRTPVVFLTARDATDDKIRGLTLGGDDYVTKPFSLEELTARIRAVLRRTSTGEQAPSRLTFADLELDEETHEVHRAGQRVQLSPTEFKLLRYLMLNANRVLSKAQILDHVWNYDFRGDDNIVESYISYLRRKVDNVEPRLIHTLRGVGYVLRKPAA
- a CDS encoding trypsin-like peptidase domain-containing protein → MTEYESDPQRRPAPTDAEPSHPTAELPHVERAQSDSPTTEAGPAAAATEPTLRSVEAAEPASAGGPTPAAEPTVGLPAARSAEQPTAGLPTAGPAEQSTAGLPAVGPAERPTADGTAPAPARLPEQAAGTDEPTVPVAAVAAQPTSAAPAAAPYHPTSGQPGHLPAGGHPYPAGGSGHPAAGGYPGGPWYSGQHSGWTGGGQPGAPGPVFPQQHPGQPTPPWAPAHSAPRPGRIAKFAGAGVAVLALMLGSGVAGGALALAVDGDSGGITRTYSAAPVINGADLPRIAASVQDSVVSITTDSGEGSGVILTDDGYVLTNNHVVAAAGGNSVRVVFADGKSAQARIVGTDPKTDLAVVKASGVSGLQPATLGDSDAMQVGDQVLALGSPLGLQGSVTAGILSARDRTIQAGSGEQRQNPSQGASSISGLLQTDAPINPGNSGGALVNTRGEVIGINTAIATAGQGSGNIGVGFAIPSNKAKDVAGKLQRGEKVSHPSLGVSVNAAPDGGALVAAVTPGSAAEKAGLRQGDVITRFGDKVINDSNDLVGAVQAGKVGDRVEVTYQRNGSESTATVTLAEAS
- a CDS encoding DUF4097 family beta strand repeat-containing protein; this translates as MTEWTVDSPQRLTLDGPVTRLDVRLVSGRLNVVATDGPPRVDVTRVGRRPVRVEHRDGRLSVRQPRGNRWRDMLFWAGPLARLPRVDVSVAIPADVLADLHLTEGSLVASGLRRQTRADVTAGQITLMGLRGQTAAKITSGPVEALGVTGDLDVETVSGEVILADSAPGQVRAQTVSGAITCDFDNPRRSDIRLSTVSGSITVRVREDSDLAVRLHTSSGRITSGFPAVRGNAALGAVVDSEGVLGAGGGKLWASATSGSIALLARPVDDDEEELP
- a CDS encoding sensor histidine kinase, which produces MNPVQQAKERVRSIPLRVKLVTAVLALVTAALLVISVATAYFLHSYMVGRIDGQLNALLDRGIAPDRATAQTLPTDYLLAQANRSTGTGRVVRDGSLSEEDLPSRLDDIRWYEEHADQGAFTAEAADKRIRWRVMIRQVSDSEFKVVGQNLADVDVAVRQLLWIDVLVGGAVLILLASIGAGIVRTSLKPLVEIEQTAAAIAGGDLTRRVPDPEEGQDCPTSELGRLSRALNAMLTQIEAAFTARAASETAARSAEASARDAAVAAQASEARARRSEERMRQFVADASHELRTPLTTIRGFAELYRQGAARAPEQTADLLRRIEDEAARMGLLVEDLLLLARLDRERPLSLAPVELPVLASDAVEAARVMAPERRVELEIEPGSGPLVVYGDDGRLRQIIGNLMTNALTHTPPDASVTLRLRAEPGNLAVVEVADTGPGLAPEQAERVFERFYRVDAARTRRAGGNTGAGLGLAIVAALVSAHHGTVEVAETPGGGATFRVRLPLVPDVDIDGE